The proteins below come from a single Natrinema sp. SYSU A 869 genomic window:
- a CDS encoding RNase P subunit p30 family protein, whose product MYEAVHAHPDGQSTVARFAKTAADYGYEGVVVRNHGDARADYDPKEIREEYGIDVVEGVEIRADDPQQASGSVGNYRTSETIVGIHGGTNGLNRFAVEQPKVDVLAHPMTGGGDVNHVLAKAAVENGVRIEFNLSEVLRESGGHRVRVVQSLRKLREIVDHYDAPFVVSADPRSHLEMRAPRELKALGEQIGFAPEVIEDGLAEWGRLAEHNRHVHSESFIEPGVERGRYEEES is encoded by the coding sequence ATGTACGAGGCCGTCCACGCCCATCCCGACGGACAGAGCACGGTCGCCAGATTCGCGAAGACGGCGGCCGACTACGGCTACGAGGGCGTGGTCGTGCGCAATCACGGCGACGCTCGAGCCGACTACGATCCCAAAGAGATTCGCGAGGAGTACGGGATCGATGTCGTCGAGGGTGTCGAGATTCGAGCCGACGACCCACAGCAGGCGAGCGGGTCGGTAGGGAATTACCGGACGTCGGAGACGATCGTCGGCATCCACGGCGGCACGAACGGTCTGAACCGATTCGCCGTCGAACAGCCGAAGGTCGACGTGCTCGCCCATCCGATGACCGGGGGCGGTGACGTGAACCACGTTTTAGCGAAAGCTGCCGTCGAGAACGGCGTTCGGATCGAGTTCAACCTCTCCGAAGTCCTGCGAGAGAGCGGCGGCCACCGCGTCCGGGTCGTGCAGTCGCTGCGAAAGCTCCGGGAGATCGTCGACCACTACGACGCCCCCTTCGTCGTCAGCGCGGATCCGCGTTCGCACCTCGAGATGCGGGCACCCCGCGAACTGAAAGCCCTCGGCGAGCAGATCGGCTTTGCGCCCGAAGTTATCGAGGACGGCCTCGCGGAGTGGGGCCGACTGGCCGAGCATAATCGCCACGTCCACTCCGAGTCGTTCATTGAGCCGGGGGTCGAACGAGGCAGATATGAAGAAGAGTCTTGA
- a CDS encoding DUF5821 family protein, whose amino-acid sequence MTSNLLNHQIDDILESVLEDTSGDIYMVNPSRDAIEEFVSVATAFDGELPSVHMLADERTLKDVMDDFIVASNAADLISEGALSLRTLEEAPENSLLASEDRVVALVHAGDRVGGLTTDDESFVEDTYDTYAGRWEDATDFNLRTPPITDVRETLSDEISPEAEADFTAILNSLETARGDGDGLDEVTISLLVAAKNEALLYDISKWGEDVGIASKATFSRTKTKLEDMGLIDTEKVPIDVGRPRLRLKIGDDRLSEADNGQLATVAQSILN is encoded by the coding sequence ATGACCTCGAATTTACTTAACCACCAGATTGACGATATCCTCGAATCCGTGCTCGAGGACACGAGCGGTGATATCTACATGGTCAACCCATCGCGGGACGCCATCGAAGAGTTCGTTTCCGTTGCGACAGCGTTCGACGGCGAGCTGCCGTCGGTCCACATGCTCGCCGACGAACGAACCCTGAAAGACGTCATGGACGACTTCATCGTCGCCTCGAACGCTGCCGACCTCATCAGCGAGGGCGCACTGTCGCTCCGAACGCTCGAGGAGGCACCCGAGAACTCGCTGCTGGCCAGCGAGGACCGCGTTGTTGCGCTGGTCCACGCCGGCGACCGCGTCGGCGGGCTCACCACGGACGACGAGAGCTTCGTCGAAGACACCTACGACACCTACGCGGGTCGCTGGGAGGACGCCACCGACTTCAACCTCCGGACCCCGCCGATCACGGATGTCCGCGAAACGCTGTCCGACGAGATCAGTCCCGAGGCCGAGGCCGACTTCACCGCCATCCTCAACTCCCTCGAGACCGCTCGCGGCGACGGCGACGGCCTCGACGAGGTCACCATCTCCTTGCTCGTGGCAGCCAAGAACGAAGCGCTGCTCTACGACATCAGCAAGTGGGGCGAGGACGTCGGGATCGCCTCGAAGGCGACGTTCTCCCGAACGAAGACCAAACTCGAGGACATGGGTCTGATCGACACCGAGAAGGTCCCGATCGACGTCGGTCGGCCGCGCCTACGTCTTAAGATCGGCGACGACCGCCTCAGCGAGGCCGACAACGGCCAGCTTGCAACGGTGGCTCAGTCCATACTCAACTGA
- the glyA gene encoding serine hydroxymethyltransferase — MNHDQVRDVDPAVADALEGEVDRQRETLQMIASENHASEAVIDAQGSALTNKYAEGYPGERYYGGCEYADEVEQLAIDRATELFGAEHVNVQPHSGTQANQSVYFAMLEPGDKILSLDLNHGGHLSHGHPANFTGQLYEVEQYEVDPETGYIDYDDLADHAAEFDPDIIVSGYSAYPREIEWERIQDAADNVDALHLADIAHITGLVAADAHPSPVGIADFVTGSTHKTIRAGRGGIVMCDEEYADDIDAAVFPGGQGGPLMHNIAGKAVGFKEALEPAFEDYAEQTVANAKALGESLSENGFSLVSEGTDNHLVLVDLRESHPDTSGGDAEEALEDAGIVLNGNTVPGETRSPFNPSGIRAGTPALTTRGFDEDDCRTVGDLISRVVDAPEDEAVIEAVREEVATLCDENPLYE; from the coding sequence ATGAACCACGATCAGGTTCGGGACGTCGATCCCGCCGTCGCCGACGCGCTCGAGGGCGAGGTAGACCGCCAGCGAGAGACGTTACAGATGATCGCCAGCGAGAACCACGCCAGCGAGGCCGTCATCGACGCACAGGGCAGTGCGCTGACGAACAAGTACGCCGAGGGCTACCCCGGCGAGCGCTACTACGGCGGCTGCGAGTACGCCGATGAGGTCGAACAGCTCGCGATCGACCGCGCGACGGAGCTGTTCGGTGCCGAGCACGTCAACGTCCAGCCCCACTCGGGCACCCAGGCGAACCAGTCGGTCTACTTCGCGATGCTCGAGCCCGGCGACAAGATCCTATCACTGGATCTGAACCACGGCGGCCACCTCAGCCACGGCCACCCGGCGAACTTCACGGGCCAGCTCTACGAGGTCGAACAGTACGAGGTCGACCCCGAAACGGGCTACATCGACTACGACGACCTCGCCGACCACGCCGCCGAGTTCGACCCGGACATCATCGTCTCGGGGTACTCCGCGTACCCGCGCGAGATCGAGTGGGAGCGCATTCAGGACGCTGCCGATAACGTCGACGCGCTCCACCTCGCGGACATCGCCCACATCACCGGGCTCGTCGCGGCGGACGCTCACCCATCGCCGGTCGGCATCGCGGACTTCGTCACCGGGTCGACCCACAAGACGATCCGCGCCGGTCGCGGCGGCATCGTCATGTGCGACGAGGAGTACGCCGACGACATCGACGCCGCCGTCTTCCCCGGCGGGCAGGGCGGCCCCCTTATGCACAACATCGCCGGCAAGGCCGTCGGCTTCAAGGAAGCCCTCGAGCCCGCGTTCGAGGACTACGCCGAACAGACGGTCGCGAACGCAAAGGCACTGGGTGAGTCGCTCTCTGAGAACGGCTTCTCGCTGGTCTCCGAGGGTACTGACAACCACCTCGTGCTCGTCGACCTCCGCGAGAGCCACCCCGACACCTCCGGCGGCGACGCCGAGGAGGCCTTAGAGGACGCCGGCATCGTCCTCAACGGAAACACGGTGCCCGGCGAGACGCGCTCGCCGTTCAACCCGAGCGGTATTCGTGCTGGGACGCCGGCGCTGACCACCCGCGGCTTCGACGAGGACGACTGCCGGACCGTCGGCGACCTGATTTCCCGTGTCGTCGACGCTCCGGAGGACGAAGCCGTCATCGAGGCGGTTCGCGAAGAAGTCGCGACGCTGTGCGACGAGAACCCGCTGTACGAGTAG
- a CDS encoding alpha/beta hydrolase — MMDDSATEMYRSRTDALTTDVGEGQPVVFAHGTLMDRTMFAPQLEALHDEYRAIAYDLRARTDRYAPGYDLWDLADDCAAVLDGISEDSAVIAGMSLGGFMALRFALAYPERVDGLVLIDSMAAPHPEEERAAFSDLVEPYEDVLEPMPREIAEGSAAELFGETTREETPELVETWINRWETYPGKAVYHELNSWLGRPDVTDRLSEIDVPVLIVHGEEDPSLPPSRAEPMLEELSDAEIELIPAAGHTSNLERPEPANDAIRSFLDERF, encoded by the coding sequence ATGATGGATGACTCTGCAACGGAGATGTATCGATCGCGGACCGACGCGCTGACGACCGACGTCGGCGAGGGACAGCCCGTCGTCTTCGCCCACGGGACACTGATGGATCGGACGATGTTCGCGCCGCAACTCGAGGCCCTGCACGATGAGTACCGGGCCATCGCCTACGACCTGCGGGCGCGAACGGACCGGTACGCGCCAGGTTACGACCTGTGGGATCTGGCCGACGACTGTGCGGCGGTACTCGACGGGATCAGCGAGGACAGCGCTGTCATCGCCGGCATGTCGCTGGGCGGGTTCATGGCGCTTCGCTTCGCGCTCGCGTATCCGGAGCGCGTCGACGGCCTCGTCCTGATCGACTCAATGGCCGCACCCCATCCCGAGGAGGAACGGGCGGCGTTCAGCGACCTCGTCGAGCCCTACGAGGACGTGCTCGAGCCGATGCCACGAGAGATCGCCGAGGGGTCAGCGGCCGAGCTGTTTGGCGAGACGACCCGCGAGGAGACCCCCGAACTCGTCGAGACGTGGATCAATCGCTGGGAGACCTATCCCGGGAAAGCAGTCTACCACGAACTCAACTCGTGGCTCGGCCGCCCGGACGTCACCGACCGCCTCTCGGAGATCGACGTCCCGGTGCTGATCGTCCACGGCGAGGAAGACCCATCGCTCCCGCCGTCGCGGGCCGAGCCGATGCTCGAGGAACTGTCTGACGCCGAGATAGAGCTCATACCAGCGGCGGGTCACACCTCGAACCTCGAGCGGCCGGAGCCGGCTAACGACGCGATCCGATCATTCCTCGACGAGCGGTTCTGA
- a CDS encoding bifunctional methylenetetrahydrofolate dehydrogenase/methenyltetrahydrofolate cyclohydrolase has product MTEIIDGNAVASEIRDDLTDAIETLADAGSRPGLATVLMGDDPASQTYVNMKQRDCEEVGIESYHVDVDGDASPETLYDEIADLNDTDDVHGYIVQAPVPDHVDYRDVIRRVDPIKDVDGFHPENVGRLVAGDARFRPCTPHGVQKLLESADIETEGKDVTIVGRSDIVGKPLANLLIQKADDGNATVTVCHSRTDDLAAKTRSADIVVAAVGVPELIDGSMLEDGTVVIDVGVNRVDADNDKGYELVGDVEFESAKEKASAITPVPGGVGPMTRAMLLYNTVKAASLQEDINVDLP; this is encoded by the coding sequence ATGACTGAGATCATCGATGGGAACGCCGTCGCGAGCGAGATTCGAGACGACCTGACGGACGCGATCGAGACACTCGCCGACGCGGGTTCGCGGCCGGGACTGGCGACCGTGCTCATGGGCGACGACCCCGCGAGCCAGACCTACGTCAACATGAAACAGCGCGACTGTGAGGAGGTCGGCATCGAGAGTTACCATGTCGACGTCGACGGCGACGCCTCGCCCGAGACGCTGTACGATGAGATCGCCGATCTCAACGACACCGACGACGTTCACGGCTACATCGTGCAGGCACCGGTTCCCGACCACGTCGACTACCGCGACGTGATCCGCCGCGTCGACCCGATCAAGGACGTCGACGGCTTCCACCCGGAGAACGTCGGCCGACTCGTCGCCGGCGACGCTCGCTTCCGTCCCTGTACCCCCCACGGCGTCCAGAAGCTCCTCGAGTCCGCCGACATCGAGACCGAGGGCAAGGATGTGACGATCGTCGGCCGCTCGGACATCGTCGGCAAGCCACTCGCGAACCTACTGATCCAGAAGGCCGATGACGGCAACGCGACGGTAACGGTCTGTCACTCTCGAACCGACGACCTCGCTGCAAAGACTCGCAGCGCGGACATCGTCGTCGCAGCGGTCGGCGTCCCCGAACTTATCGACGGCTCGATGCTCGAGGACGGAACGGTCGTCATCGATGTCGGCGTCAACCGGGTCGACGCTGACAACGACAAGGGGTACGAACTCGTCGGCGACGTTGAGTTCGAGAGCGCAAAGGAGAAAGCGAGCGCGATTACACCCGTCCCCGGCGGCGTCGGTCCGATGACCCGCGCAATGCTCCTCTACAACACGGTCAAGGCCGCGAGCCTGCAGGAGGACATCAACGTCGACCTCCCCTGA
- a CDS encoding endonuclease Q family protein, protein MAGRWDFWCPDRSFVHEIRGERECKECGTRWSYYETGSVGCPACGSLRSVGVDERTEHTDLQVAFDLTPVRNAIDEAGPDELAERAGDRCREYVRRRGFVNAGTLRELDDTYLAAIELLHVADIVTREIRLEDREELYFLSLLRDADQGERPPADEVPRSLRAARGLAYANAVREYRRDVRTWTDNRDLTASERSALETLGEHVKRIRMLDGDVEPGTAERLVEATRNLANGLRGDEVAFSQAQERLDALEFDSID, encoded by the coding sequence GTGGCGGGTCGATGGGACTTTTGGTGTCCCGACCGTAGCTTCGTCCATGAAATCCGGGGTGAGCGCGAGTGCAAGGAGTGTGGGACCCGCTGGTCGTACTACGAGACCGGCAGCGTCGGCTGTCCGGCCTGTGGAAGCCTGCGAAGCGTTGGCGTCGACGAACGCACCGAACACACGGACCTGCAGGTCGCGTTCGATCTCACCCCCGTTCGGAACGCGATTGATGAGGCCGGTCCAGACGAACTCGCCGAACGGGCCGGCGACCGCTGTCGCGAGTACGTTCGCCGGCGCGGGTTCGTCAACGCCGGCACCCTCCGGGAACTCGACGACACCTATCTCGCTGCAATCGAACTGCTCCACGTCGCCGACATCGTCACCCGTGAGATCCGACTCGAGGACCGCGAAGAGCTGTACTTTCTCTCGCTGCTCCGCGATGCCGATCAGGGCGAGCGGCCGCCCGCCGACGAAGTCCCGCGCTCGCTTCGGGCAGCCCGCGGGCTCGCGTACGCGAATGCAGTCCGCGAGTATCGACGCGACGTTCGGACCTGGACCGACAACCGCGACCTGACCGCGAGCGAACGGAGCGCCCTCGAGACGCTCGGCGAGCACGTCAAACGGATCCGAATGCTCGACGGCGACGTCGAGCCGGGGACCGCCGAACGGCTCGTCGAGGCGACCCGCAATCTGGCCAACGGTCTGCGCGGCGATGAGGTCGCGTTCTCGCAGGCCCAAGAGCGACTGGACGCTCTCGAGTTCGATTCGATCGACTGA